From a single Bacillus sp. NEB1478 genomic region:
- a CDS encoding cytidine deaminase, with protein MLHVKELNYEDHELIRAAEEVIVKNYVYGKHHIGAAIRTKSGKIYAAVHLEANVGRIAVCGEAVALGKAISEGDHEFETIVAVAHPHPHEDIEKCWVVTPCGMCRELISDYGKDAQVIIPYYGEIMKCTVMELLPEKYAKGRSFDE; from the coding sequence ATGTTACATGTAAAAGAGTTAAATTATGAAGATCATGAGCTTATTCGTGCTGCAGAAGAAGTAATCGTGAAAAATTATGTTTATGGTAAACATCATATTGGAGCAGCAATAAGAACGAAATCCGGAAAAATTTATGCGGCTGTTCACTTGGAAGCGAACGTAGGAAGAATTGCCGTTTGCGGTGAAGCGGTGGCGCTGGGAAAGGCAATTTCTGAAGGGGATCATGAATTTGAGACGATCGTCGCTGTTGCTCACCCGCATCCGCATGAGGATATCGAGAAATGCTGGGTGGTTACGCCATGCGGGATGTGCCGCGAATTGATAAGTGATTACGGAAAAGATGCACAAGTCATTATTCCTTATTACGGGGAAATCATGAAGTGCACCGTTATGGAACTGCTGCCAGAAAAATATGCTAAAGGTCGTTCTTTTGACGAATGA
- a CDS encoding YdeI/OmpD-associated family protein produces the protein MNSTKSVVEKLNLQKYTKRLILNAPADVDDFQDLDHSVTVQADKYDLIFTFVFNLKDFAEQLQFVNKKSLLRDNGYIFIAYPKKNNKQYKEYIERDEIFPYINVGEDGFFPESNLKFSRMISLNDVFTVVGMKAVAKKTKKASGSKKSQCVDDYIKHVDDIKQHLSRNEDLLNTYNGLTFGYQKDWARYVYSAARKETQEKRLLEMETIIGDGYKSMDLYRRNKK, from the coding sequence ATGAATTCTACGAAAAGTGTTGTAGAAAAATTGAACTTACAGAAATACACGAAGAGATTGATTCTAAATGCACCCGCAGATGTCGATGACTTTCAAGACCTGGATCATTCTGTTACTGTTCAAGCCGATAAGTATGATCTGATTTTTACTTTTGTTTTTAATTTAAAAGATTTCGCTGAGCAGCTGCAGTTCGTTAATAAAAAGAGCTTGTTAAGGGATAACGGATATATATTTATCGCCTATCCGAAAAAGAATAACAAACAATACAAGGAATACATCGAGCGTGATGAAATATTCCCATATATCAATGTTGGCGAAGATGGATTTTTTCCGGAGAGCAATTTGAAGTTTTCAAGAATGATCAGCCTAAATGATGTATTCACGGTTGTGGGAATGAAAGCTGTTGCGAAAAAAACGAAAAAAGCTTCAGGATCAAAAAAGAGTCAATGTGTTGATGATTATATTAAACATGTTGATGATATTAAGCAGCATTTGAGCAGAAATGAAGACTTACTTAACACTTATAATGGATTAACATTCGGCTATCAAAAAGACTGGGCTCGCTATGTTTATAGTGCTGCCCGGAAGGAAACCCAAGAAAAGCGATTATTAGAAATGGAAACCATCATAGGGGATGGCTACAAATCAATGGATTTATATAGAAGAAATAAAAAATAG
- a CDS encoding GNAT family protein — MITKNLTIRPFEESDDKAISNYCLPSEQAIFTSLPTFVVETFREDSFNQPYMIFSGEDLVGCFVLYCDKSGNIYTENESAILLKSFSIDSRHQKKGYALQSLQSLPDLVKNHFPDKDEILLTVHNMNIPAINLYKKAGFLDKGLAYEGEYGTELIYHYELGAHLKEFLNV; from the coding sequence ATGATAACCAAAAATTTAACGATAAGACCTTTTGAAGAGAGTGACGATAAAGCTATTTCTAATTACTGTTTACCTAGTGAACAGGCAATCTTTACTTCGTTACCCACATTCGTAGTGGAGACATTCAGGGAAGATTCGTTTAACCAGCCGTATATGATTTTTTCGGGGGAAGATTTAGTCGGCTGCTTTGTCTTGTATTGTGATAAATCGGGAAATATTTATACGGAAAACGAGAGCGCAATTCTTTTAAAATCATTTTCTATTGATTCCCGGCATCAGAAAAAAGGGTACGCACTTCAATCTTTGCAAAGTTTACCAGACTTGGTGAAGAACCATTTTCCGGATAAAGATGAAATTCTTTTAACCGTTCATAATATGAACATTCCAGCCATAAATTTGTACAAAAAGGCAGGCTTTTTGGATAAAGGATTAGCATATGAAGGGGAATATGGCACAGAATTGATTTATCATTACGAACTGGGGGCACATTTGAAAGAGTTTCTGAATGTGTAA
- a CDS encoding EamA family transporter, producing MVFFNYVVMCLIFGTTFLSIKIGVDEGLPAFFSAGIRFFLAGVILFVFLCVKKRVHLRLLLHKEMIIMGVCLFGTFSTLYWAEQYVTSGIAAVLSATGPMMILAMQTVFYKKKGSRSAVIGCIIGLSGVAFLVLPGLSSEINIKWAAGCLAVIVGEMFFAYGTIFGKQVSSKFHSTTPFALNAAQMIYGGLLMILLSVFTENIHLEAFQNAAAIGSLVYLIFFGSILGHSLYYWLVARTNPVFPSTWLYISPLIAVVIGVSFYNEYFSWWTGVGVITILIGSLLVNWETLRELLNRKNMLRKGTVVTVEK from the coding sequence GTGGTCTTTTTTAATTATGTTGTGATGTGTCTCATTTTTGGAACAACCTTCCTAAGTATAAAAATCGGGGTGGATGAGGGTTTGCCGGCTTTCTTTTCTGCGGGGATCCGATTTTTTTTGGCAGGAGTCATTCTATTCGTATTCTTATGTGTGAAGAAACGAGTACATCTCCGCCTCTTGCTTCATAAAGAAATGATAATTATGGGGGTCTGCTTGTTTGGTACGTTTTCTACACTGTATTGGGCAGAACAATATGTAACATCAGGTATTGCAGCCGTTTTGTCGGCCACGGGTCCAATGATGATACTTGCGATGCAAACCGTTTTTTACAAAAAGAAGGGGAGCAGAAGTGCGGTAATCGGCTGCATAATAGGGCTGTCAGGTGTTGCCTTTCTTGTCCTGCCGGGTCTCTCATCAGAAATCAATATAAAATGGGCAGCCGGCTGTTTGGCGGTGATTGTAGGTGAGATGTTTTTTGCTTATGGCACAATCTTCGGAAAGCAGGTGAGCAGTAAATTTCACTCCACAACTCCTTTTGCATTGAATGCAGCCCAAATGATTTACGGCGGACTGCTTATGATTTTATTATCGGTGTTTACTGAAAACATCCATCTTGAAGCATTTCAAAATGCTGCTGCTATCGGTTCGCTGGTCTATCTCATCTTTTTTGGGTCGATACTCGGGCACAGTCTATACTATTGGCTGGTGGCGCGTACGAATCCTGTTTTTCCGTCAACGTGGCTTTATATATCACCATTGATAGCGGTTGTAATTGGTGTCTCTTTTTACAACGAATACTTCTCGTGGTGGACCGGAGTTGGTGTAATTACCATTTTAATCGGATCTTTACTAGTAAACTGGGAAACACTGCGTGAACTGCTAAACAGAAAGAACATGTTAAGAAAAGGAACTGTCGTAACTGTAGAGAAATAA
- a CDS encoding PLP-dependent aminotransferase family protein, whose amino-acid sequence MSKSLSNKDYLFQQVYDYTRNKIERNEWREHDKLPSIRKLSIELNVHRLTVFKAYQLLKQHNLVYVKDKSGYYVHSHTSSHLQNPDHPIVHAYVQKNYLSEIHQTPVNYDFSHAVIDPNLLPNQFLSEYVKKVFDLYPKVLSTYSTVQGDQELRETLANYFTHQYKMHLSANDLLITSGSQQALHIIAQTFIKPRDVILFERPSYSAAIDVFKNQGARIVTADITERGYDLDQIEALMKEFKPRLFYLNPTFHNPTGFCISSAQRKRLVELAEKYRCLLIEDDPYHDIHFGHPAPSPLFTYDTAGTVIYVRSFCKYISPGLRIAAMVFPSPLRNTLITSKSLIDNGSPLLNQKIFLHYFSSLRMQQHLKKIQIALQIRKEIMEEILAETGWKWISPKGGLNLWVQLPEGISTEKLLAKSIEHSISFVPGEFCDPLKQPSSFIRLSYSYANEKQIREGMERFISLTESM is encoded by the coding sequence ATGAGTAAATCCCTTTCCAATAAAGATTATTTATTTCAACAAGTTTATGATTATACACGAAATAAAATTGAACGGAATGAATGGAGAGAACATGATAAACTCCCTTCCATACGAAAGCTTTCTATCGAATTAAATGTTCACCGGCTAACCGTATTTAAAGCATATCAATTATTAAAACAGCACAATCTCGTCTATGTAAAAGATAAATCCGGCTATTATGTCCATTCCCATACTTCCAGCCATCTTCAAAATCCGGATCACCCAATCGTTCATGCTTATGTTCAGAAAAACTATCTGTCCGAGATCCATCAAACACCAGTTAACTATGATTTTTCACATGCAGTAATCGATCCAAATTTGTTACCGAACCAATTTCTATCTGAATATGTAAAGAAAGTATTTGATCTATACCCAAAGGTTCTTTCTACGTATTCTACGGTTCAAGGTGATCAGGAGCTTAGGGAAACACTAGCAAACTATTTCACCCACCAATATAAAATGCACCTTTCAGCTAATGATCTATTAATTACTTCTGGTTCTCAGCAAGCGCTTCACATCATCGCTCAAACATTCATTAAACCTAGAGATGTCATATTATTTGAGCGGCCTAGCTACAGTGCGGCCATTGATGTTTTTAAAAATCAGGGAGCACGAATTGTCACGGCAGACATTACAGAAAGAGGGTATGATTTAGATCAGATTGAAGCGCTTATGAAGGAATTCAAGCCCCGTTTGTTCTATCTTAATCCTACCTTTCATAATCCGACTGGATTTTGTATCTCATCGGCACAAAGAAAAAGATTAGTAGAACTGGCTGAAAAATATCGCTGCCTTCTAATAGAAGACGATCCATATCATGATATTCATTTTGGACATCCAGCACCTTCACCCTTATTTACGTATGACACAGCTGGAACCGTAATCTATGTTCGCAGTTTCTGTAAATACATTTCTCCTGGGCTAAGGATAGCAGCAATGGTCTTCCCTTCACCATTAAGGAACACACTGATTACATCAAAATCACTGATTGATAACGGTTCACCTCTTTTGAACCAAAAGATTTTTCTGCATTACTTCTCCTCTCTTCGTATGCAGCAGCACCTTAAAAAGATTCAGATCGCACTGCAAATTCGAAAAGAGATTATGGAGGAGATACTAGCTGAAACTGGCTGGAAATGGATCAGCCCAAAAGGCGGATTGAACTTATGGGTTCAGCTTCCTGAAGGAATTTCCACAGAAAAATTATTAGCAAAAAGCATTGAGCATTCCATTTCATTTGTTCCTGGTGAGTTTTGTGATCCGTTAAAACAACCTTCTTCTTTTATTCGATTAAGTTACTCTTATGCTAATGAAAAACAGATTCGTGAAGGAATGGAACGATTTATTTCTTTGACTGAATCCATGTAA
- a CDS encoding SHOCT-like domain-containing protein, with amino-acid sequence MKTEIEKVLTMVQEGKIDAEKGTELIQVLKDKENGETAVRNSSSYAPARPSSYLDKILKIRVVSAEKDNVNVNLPIKLVKVVLAAGHSIASKIPQSEQYVKDINIDLILEAIENELDGPIVDVKSANGDTVSIVIE; translated from the coding sequence ATGAAAACCGAGATCGAAAAAGTACTGACCATGGTTCAAGAAGGCAAGATTGATGCAGAAAAGGGTACAGAGCTGATTCAAGTATTAAAGGATAAAGAAAATGGAGAAACAGCGGTTAGAAATTCCTCCAGTTATGCACCGGCAAGACCATCCAGCTATCTCGATAAAATCTTAAAGATTCGTGTGGTTTCTGCTGAAAAAGATAATGTAAATGTGAATTTGCCGATTAAATTAGTAAAAGTTGTTTTAGCGGCGGGTCACAGCATTGCTTCTAAGATCCCCCAATCCGAACAATATGTAAAAGACATTAATATCGATCTCATTTTGGAGGCAATCGAAAACGAATTGGATGGACCGATTGTTGATGTGAAATCTGCGAACGGTGATACCGTTTCAATCGTTATCGAATAG
- a CDS encoding DUF2089 domain-containing protein — protein sequence MAHPLLTNCPVCSKTLKITKLHCTDCHTTIENEFELSKFASLSKEQLHFVEVFLVCRGNIKEVEKELGISYPTVRGKLNEIASSLGYEQKKKNEVDEKKIVVMLERGEITADEALKMLKDE from the coding sequence ATGGCTCATCCATTACTTACAAATTGTCCTGTATGCAGCAAAACACTAAAGATTACGAAACTGCATTGCACAGATTGTCATACAACTATTGAGAATGAATTTGAATTATCTAAGTTTGCCTCATTATCAAAAGAACAGCTTCATTTTGTGGAAGTCTTTCTCGTTTGCAGAGGAAACATCAAGGAAGTAGAAAAGGAACTCGGCATCTCTTACCCAACTGTAAGAGGAAAGCTGAATGAAATCGCATCTTCATTAGGATATGAACAGAAAAAGAAAAATGAAGTTGATGAGAAAAAAATCGTCGTGATGCTCGAGCGCGGTGAGATTACCGCTGATGAAGCCCTGAAAATGTTAAAAGACGAATAG
- a CDS encoding L-serine ammonia-lyase, iron-sulfur-dependent, subunit alpha, with product MERIFSLLEKELVVALGCTEPVAIALAAATASEFVKDEITHISVSASGNVIKNALSVGIPGMSYTGIDFSAALGAIAGDPSKKLLVLEGVTKSDEEAAIRLVREGNVTVQNADTPEKLYIEVVLTSRNDTAKVIISGEHTNVSFISFNDTVIVDQSDLKKSSHIKTDKFPELTVEDLYTFINEVPIKRLALVKKSVELNRAICEEGLSNDYGLKVGKTLYEQTQKGLLSNDLATYSMALSAAGSDARMAGSTMPVMANSGSGNQGIAVTMPVVAAAEKMSVDEDKMLRAVTLSHLLSIYMKSKFGRLSALCGVTVAGASASAAITYLLTDDLPNIKAAIQNTLGNVSGMVCDGAKAGCAMKVATCSSAAVQSALLASQGLCIPSTNGFIEEDVEKTIENFCRLGNETSGTTDSVLLDMMVNKNK from the coding sequence ATGGAGAGAATATTCAGCCTGCTAGAAAAAGAACTCGTTGTCGCATTAGGTTGTACAGAACCTGTTGCAATAGCTTTAGCAGCAGCTACGGCTAGTGAGTTTGTTAAAGACGAAATAACTCATATCTCCGTATCAGCAAGCGGAAATGTTATAAAGAATGCCTTATCTGTTGGAATTCCAGGGATGAGTTATACCGGGATCGATTTCTCCGCTGCCTTAGGGGCCATTGCCGGTGACCCTTCAAAAAAGCTCCTAGTATTGGAAGGCGTTACAAAGTCTGATGAGGAAGCAGCTATTCGATTGGTGCGTGAAGGTAATGTCACTGTCCAAAATGCTGACACACCCGAAAAGTTGTATATCGAGGTCGTTTTAACATCCAGAAACGACACTGCGAAAGTGATCATTTCAGGTGAACATACAAATGTCAGCTTCATCTCATTTAACGATACGGTCATTGTAGACCAATCAGATTTGAAAAAATCTAGTCATATAAAAACTGATAAATTCCCTGAATTGACTGTGGAAGATCTGTATACGTTTATCAATGAAGTCCCTATCAAAAGATTAGCTCTTGTAAAGAAAAGCGTTGAACTGAATCGAGCGATTTGTGAAGAAGGACTTTCAAACGATTACGGATTAAAAGTAGGGAAAACACTTTATGAACAAACGCAAAAAGGACTTCTTTCCAATGATCTTGCAACGTACTCCATGGCCTTGTCTGCCGCTGGTTCAGATGCACGTATGGCGGGTTCAACGATGCCGGTCATGGCAAACTCCGGCAGCGGCAATCAGGGGATCGCGGTAACGATGCCCGTCGTCGCTGCTGCTGAAAAGATGAGTGTTGATGAAGATAAAATGCTTAGAGCTGTAACGCTGAGTCATCTATTATCCATCTACATGAAATCAAAGTTCGGCCGATTGTCTGCTCTTTGCGGGGTAACGGTAGCTGGTGCTAGTGCTTCGGCTGCGATCACTTACTTATTAACGGACGATCTTCCTAATATAAAAGCAGCGATTCAAAACACGTTAGGAAATGTGAGCGGTATGGTGTGTGACGGAGCAAAAGCAGGCTGTGCGATGAAAGTGGCGACTTGTTCAAGTGCTGCTGTCCAATCAGCACTTCTCGCTTCACAAGGGTTGTGCATTCCTTCAACGAACGGCTTTATTGAAGAAGATGTAGAGAAGACAATTGAGAACTTTTGCCGATTAGGAAACGAAACATCAGGAACGACTGATTCTGTTTTACTGGATATGATGGTGAATAAGAACAAATGA
- a CDS encoding MDR family MFS transporter, whose protein sequence is METQQNKLNTKLILAGLIIGMFFSALEQTIVGTAMPTIIGDLNGFSIFAWVTTAYLITSTTVVPIVGKLSDLYGRRKLYLLGNLIFIAGSALCGTATSMEQLIIYRGIQGIGGGMIMPLSQTIIGDIFTAEQRAKWQGVFGAIYGLSSVIGPFIGGLMVDNISWHSIFYVNVPFGLISTAMIVMGMKNESIRREGKVNIDFMGILTFVPAVVLLLLGLTFGGDKFEWQSTESYLLFGGFIVLLGLFFFFEKRAVEPILNLSLFKNRVFATTNILGFLLGLGMFGAIMFVPMYMQGILGVSPTKAGSTMTPMMVSLILASIIGGRLLLKFRFRTVLTAGMIITGIGFFLMSTMGVDSKEITAYAYMVVLGFGMGLVMPTLMIAVQNEFPKSQLGEVTSASTFFRSIGGTIGITILNAVMNHSLTDKIKDAATSESNPILAKALTEIGKKTDAMFSLLLKPDLLPLPDQLRNPVINTIKEVWSSSFSNVFYTGIIFIGIGIIVALSVGKSRIVKVKPEETQQEEQLAPKTLATE, encoded by the coding sequence ATGGAAACACAACAAAATAAATTAAACACAAAGCTTATATTAGCCGGTTTGATTATCGGGATGTTTTTTAGTGCTCTCGAACAGACGATCGTTGGAACAGCAATGCCGACGATTATCGGAGATCTTAACGGTTTCTCAATTTTCGCTTGGGTAACAACAGCTTACCTGATCACTTCAACAACAGTTGTGCCAATCGTCGGTAAACTTTCTGACTTGTATGGCAGACGTAAGCTATATTTGCTAGGAAACTTGATTTTTATCGCAGGATCAGCACTTTGCGGTACAGCAACATCTATGGAACAACTTATTATTTATCGTGGTATTCAAGGCATTGGCGGCGGAATGATCATGCCTTTATCGCAAACAATTATCGGTGATATTTTCACAGCAGAACAACGTGCGAAATGGCAAGGTGTGTTCGGTGCCATTTACGGTTTAAGTTCCGTTATCGGACCTTTCATCGGAGGATTGATGGTAGACAACATCAGCTGGCACTCCATTTTCTACGTGAACGTTCCTTTCGGCTTGATCTCAACAGCAATGATCGTAATGGGAATGAAAAACGAATCAATCAGACGTGAAGGTAAAGTGAATATCGACTTCATGGGTATCCTTACTTTTGTACCAGCGGTTGTCTTATTGCTTTTAGGACTTACGTTCGGCGGAGATAAATTCGAGTGGCAATCAACAGAAAGCTACTTATTGTTTGGCGGCTTCATTGTTTTATTAGGATTGTTCTTTTTCTTTGAAAAGCGTGCAGTTGAACCAATCCTTAATCTGTCTTTGTTTAAAAACAGAGTGTTTGCGACAACAAATATACTTGGATTTTTATTAGGACTTGGGATGTTTGGGGCAATCATGTTCGTTCCGATGTATATGCAAGGGATTTTAGGCGTCAGTCCGACAAAAGCTGGATCTACAATGACACCGATGATGGTATCATTGATTCTTGCAAGTATTATCGGCGGAAGGTTATTGTTAAAATTCCGATTTAGAACAGTTTTAACAGCTGGTATGATTATTACTGGAATCGGCTTTTTCTTGATGAGCACGATGGGTGTGGATTCGAAAGAAATTACAGCTTATGCCTACATGGTTGTATTAGGGTTCGGTATGGGTCTTGTTATGCCTACATTAATGATTGCGGTCCAGAATGAATTCCCAAAAAGCCAGCTAGGTGAGGTTACATCTGCTTCAACTTTCTTCCGTTCAATCGGAGGAACAATCGGAATTACAATTCTGAACGCAGTTATGAACCATTCACTTACGGATAAAATTAAAGATGCAGCAACAAGTGAATCTAACCCGATTTTGGCAAAAGCATTAACTGAGATCGGCAAGAAAACGGATGCAATGTTCAGTTTGCTGCTTAAACCAGATTTATTGCCACTTCCGGATCAATTAAGAAATCCAGTCATCAATACGATCAAAGAAGTATGGTCATCATCTTTCTCGAATGTATTCTACACAGGAATAATCTTTATCGGAATCGGAATTATTGTTGCTTTATCAGTAGGGAAAAGCAGAATTGTAAAAGTAAAACCTGAAGAAACACAGCAAGAAGAGCAATTGGCTCCAAAAACACTCGCAACCGAATAA
- a CDS encoding helix-turn-helix domain-containing protein produces MEKVKKDKRVEIIEKAIEMFADKGYHATSVSEIAKALNISKGGFYTYFPSKDELIIEIFHYYSEKMRTGMKQVSVELPPKKRMELQLKVQIENYIAHKPFMQMHFREQNASIIKGIQGFIRKNFFELTKWYEGHLLQMYGPKIEPYLSDAITICEGMKQSFIRAFMFKEGPVDSEKFTIYLMERYDDAIQGLLKSEMNPVLDNDEINKKLKPWSEKEEKEEEAKAILNLMKDQVEQEPLEENQRQEFIQVLEFILQEIKKEQPQKMIIQGMLANLRGVKAIERERERFAEMMNVQLL; encoded by the coding sequence GTGGAGAAAGTGAAAAAAGATAAACGAGTAGAGATTATAGAAAAAGCAATCGAAATGTTTGCAGATAAAGGATATCATGCAACATCCGTTTCAGAAATTGCCAAAGCACTCAATATTTCTAAAGGCGGTTTTTATACGTATTTTCCGTCCAAAGATGAATTGATTATAGAAATTTTTCACTATTATAGCGAGAAGATGAGAACCGGAATGAAGCAGGTCAGTGTAGAACTCCCGCCAAAGAAACGCATGGAGCTTCAGCTGAAAGTACAGATTGAAAATTATATCGCTCATAAACCGTTCATGCAGATGCATTTTCGGGAACAAAACGCTTCAATCATAAAAGGCATACAAGGTTTTATCCGGAAAAACTTTTTTGAACTGACGAAATGGTATGAAGGTCATCTGCTTCAAATGTATGGTCCAAAGATCGAGCCATACTTAAGTGATGCCATCACAATCTGTGAAGGGATGAAACAGTCATTCATTCGGGCATTCATGTTCAAAGAAGGACCAGTTGATAGTGAGAAGTTCACGATTTATCTTATGGAGAGATATGATGATGCCATCCAAGGTCTTTTAAAGTCGGAAATGAATCCGGTATTGGACAATGATGAAATCAACAAGAAGCTCAAACCCTGGTCGGAAAAGGAAGAAAAAGAGGAAGAAGCAAAAGCAATACTTAACCTCATGAAGGATCAAGTTGAGCAGGAACCACTTGAAGAAAATCAAAGGCAAGAATTTATTCAAGTCTTAGAATTCATTCTGCAGGAAATAAAGAAAGAACAGCCTCAAAAAATGATTATTCAAGGCATGCTTGCAAACTTAAGAGGCGTCAAAGCAATAGAAAGAGAGCGTGAACGTTTCGCTGAAATGATGAACGTTCAGCTATTATAA
- a CDS encoding phosphotransferase: MDNAKILGVGNTAQVILYNKKKAAKIFHAHVPFSAIEYEFEINKRMLESGLPVPAVYELKEIDGKTAIVYERIAGDTLMKSLMENPLDATHVIKEMARLHVMVHNKQLPSLPSQKEVLQNRIECVIELSNLEKDYILSKLDQFSDGNSICHGDFHFNNILVSDEGLVIIDWTDAVKGNRIGDLARTTLLLKFGGIEENSSLLQLQSQYLFREQIADQYVNYYQERFPIDHEEFQSWVLPVAAARLNETLPQHEKEKLLSIVRSYIK, from the coding sequence ATGGATAATGCCAAAATACTCGGGGTGGGAAATACAGCTCAAGTGATTTTATACAATAAAAAGAAAGCCGCAAAAATCTTTCATGCACATGTCCCCTTTTCCGCCATAGAGTACGAATTCGAAATCAATAAGCGTATGTTGGAATCCGGTTTGCCTGTGCCAGCAGTTTATGAATTAAAAGAAATTGATGGAAAAACAGCTATTGTATATGAAAGGATTGCTGGTGATACGCTGATGAAATCTTTAATGGAAAACCCTTTGGATGCAACCCATGTGATAAAAGAGATGGCACGTCTGCATGTTATGGTTCATAACAAACAATTACCTTCTCTTCCCTCACAAAAAGAGGTATTACAAAATAGAATTGAATGTGTGATTGAGCTGAGTAATCTGGAAAAAGACTATATTTTGAGTAAATTAGATCAATTTTCTGATGGTAATTCCATTTGTCACGGTGACTTTCATTTTAATAATATTCTCGTTTCTGATGAGGGACTTGTTATTATTGATTGGACAGATGCTGTTAAGGGTAATCGAATCGGGGATTTAGCTCGAACAACACTGCTGTTAAAGTTTGGCGGAATCGAAGAGAATTCTTCATTGTTACAATTACAATCTCAATATTTATTTCGAGAACAAATAGCTGATCAATATGTTAATTACTATCAGGAACGATTCCCCATCGATCATGAAGAATTTCAATCGTGGGTATTGCCAGTTGCAGCTGCCCGACTCAACGAAACGTTGCCACAGCATGAAAAGGAAAAGCTGTTAAGCATCGTCCGTTCTTACATAAAATAA
- a CDS encoding GNAT family protein, giving the protein MNNIFIDPPTLSDDRIALVPMDMKHTEGLFKVQSPSIWDFMISRYENLEAMENLVESAVRTRENKQALPFAVTLKESGKVIGTTRLYDFNFDFKSCEIGFTWYGADYQRTFVNTTCKLLLLEYCFETLDFNRVQFQTDERNIRSQTAIERLGASKEGILRKHKVLADGYIRNSVIYSIINDEWPKVKENLKQKLVNYELQP; this is encoded by the coding sequence ATGAACAACATTTTTATCGATCCACCGACTCTTTCTGATGACAGAATCGCACTTGTCCCGATGGATATGAAACATACAGAGGGATTGTTTAAAGTACAAAGCCCTTCTATATGGGATTTTATGATAAGCCGTTATGAAAACTTAGAAGCCATGGAAAACCTAGTCGAATCAGCTGTACGAACACGAGAAAATAAACAGGCGCTTCCGTTTGCAGTGACATTAAAAGAATCTGGAAAAGTAATTGGAACAACCCGATTATATGATTTTAACTTCGATTTCAAATCGTGTGAAATTGGATTTACATGGTATGGGGCAGATTATCAGCGTACTTTTGTTAACACTACATGCAAACTGCTGCTGCTTGAGTACTGTTTTGAGACGCTGGACTTTAACCGTGTTCAATTCCAGACAGACGAGCGGAATATACGCTCGCAAACTGCAATTGAACGTTTAGGAGCAAGTAAAGAAGGGATATTAAGAAAACATAAAGTGCTTGCGGATGGCTATATAAGAAATTCGGTCATTTATTCCATTATTAATGACGAATGGCCAAAAGTTAAAGAAAACTTGAAGCAGAAACTGGTAAATTATGAGCTTCAGCCTTGA
- a CDS encoding nucleotidyltransferase family protein yields MEIRTKKDIIQLIKNDQWMMEILKAVKAIDLPEWWVCAGFVRSKIWDTLHGFEKRTPLADIDVVYFDSKNTETSAEKEYEKHLQERIPNLPWSVKNQARMHAVNGFDPYESAVDAISKFPETVTALGVRLDEDNEVILTAPCGIEDAINMEVWPTRLFSEVNIHKQKYKMRIQSKNWQQTWPKVKINGL; encoded by the coding sequence TTGGAAATAAGAACAAAAAAAGATATTATCCAATTAATTAAAAATGATCAGTGGATGATGGAAATATTGAAAGCAGTAAAAGCAATTGATCTGCCTGAATGGTGGGTATGTGCGGGATTCGTACGTTCGAAAATTTGGGATACATTGCATGGATTTGAAAAAAGGACGCCGCTGGCTGATATTGACGTCGTTTATTTTGATTCAAAGAACACGGAAACAAGTGCTGAAAAAGAATACGAGAAACATCTTCAGGAGAGAATACCAAACCTTCCATGGTCCGTTAAAAATCAAGCAAGAATGCACGCTGTAAACGGATTTGATCCTTATGAATCTGCAGTCGATGCGATATCGAAATTTCCTGAAACGGTAACTGCGTTAGGTGTTAGACTAGATGAGGATAACGAGGTAATTTTAACTGCACCTTGTGGCATAGAGGACGCCATCAACATGGAAGTGTGGCCAACAAGACTTTTTTCTGAGGTGAACATACATAAACAAAAATATAAAATGCGGATCCAGAGTAAAAATTGGCAGCAGACATGGCCAAAAGTGAAGATTAATGGGTTATAG